One segment of Streptomyces sp. NBC_00576 DNA contains the following:
- a CDS encoding TrmH family RNA methyltransferase, with translation MTTDAVTGPATDPVTDWHRLAGACVLLDGFHALKHAVRFGARIPVAVTTDRRAALDLADELAPDVRDTLDALLAEVPEPTYTSLVPRAHPTAVAALAVRPSRAANLEALARTPRSAPVVVLDDPRNLGNAGAVIRLAAGFGATGVVTTGTLDPWHPTVVRGGAGLHFATAVERLAVAELPAGPVFALDPEGDDIRGLKLPDDAVLAFGSERSGLSPDLRARGDHLVSLPMRPQVSSYNLATSVAMTLYHWSVTGNGSF, from the coding sequence ATGACGACGGACGCAGTGACGGGGCCGGCAACCGACCCGGTGACCGACTGGCACCGGCTCGCGGGCGCCTGCGTACTGCTCGACGGCTTCCACGCCCTCAAGCACGCCGTCCGCTTCGGCGCGCGGATTCCGGTGGCCGTGACGACCGACCGACGGGCGGCGCTGGATCTCGCCGACGAGCTGGCTCCGGACGTACGGGACACCTTGGACGCCCTCCTGGCCGAGGTCCCGGAGCCGACCTACACGTCCCTCGTGCCGCGCGCGCACCCCACCGCGGTGGCCGCCCTGGCCGTACGGCCCTCGCGCGCCGCCAACCTGGAGGCGCTCGCGCGTACGCCCCGGTCCGCGCCCGTCGTCGTCCTCGACGACCCGCGCAATCTCGGCAACGCCGGGGCCGTGATCCGGCTCGCGGCCGGTTTCGGCGCGACCGGGGTCGTCACCACCGGCACCCTCGACCCCTGGCACCCCACCGTCGTACGCGGTGGGGCGGGGCTGCACTTCGCGACCGCCGTGGAGCGGCTGGCGGTGGCCGAGCTGCCGGCCGGGCCGGTGTTCGCGCTCGATCCGGAGGGCGACGACATCCGGGGGCTGAAGCTCCCGGACGACGCCGTACTCGCTTTCGGTTCCGAGCGCAGCGGGCTGTCACCCGACCTACGCGCGCGCGGCGACCATCTGGTGTCCCTCCCGATGCGCCCCCAGGTCTCCAGCTACAACCTGGCGACCAGCGTGGCCATGACGCTGTACCACTGGAGCGTCACCGGCAACGGGAGTTTCTAG
- the paaN gene encoding phenylacetic acid degradation protein PaaN, translating to MAAELTAHQLIAQHRPTLDQALEAIRTRAYWSPHPEHPKAYGEDGSLSLAAGKAAFDAVLNTRLDLDQPGTDDWVGGEVSPYGIGLGVIYPHADVDVLLPAMKAGQRVWRDAGAEVRAMVCLEILRRISGRTHEFAHAVMHTSGQAFMMAFQAGGPHAQDRGLEAVAYAYAEQVRTPGTAEWTKPQGKRDPLALTKEFTPVPRGIALLIGCNTFPTWNGYPGLFASLATGNAVLVKPHPRAVLPLALTVGVAREVLAEAGFDPNLVALAAERPGEGIAKTLATRPEIRIVDYTGSTSFGDWLEANARQAQVYTEKAGVNTVIVESTGNYKGMLSNLAFALSLYSGQMCTTPQNLLIPRDGIRTEEGPKSYDEVVTDLAAAVGGLLGDDARANGLLGAIVNPDVKARLEAAAALGEVALASREIVNPDFPDAVVRTPVIVKLDGARKYWDGADDEAAYMSECFGPVSFAVAVDSAADAVQLLRRTIRDKGAMTVGAYTTDTEFEQAVQEACLEECAQLSLNLTGGVYVNQTAAFSDLHGSGGNPAANAALCDGAFVANRFRVVEVRREA from the coding sequence ATGGCCGCCGAACTCACCGCGCACCAGCTGATCGCCCAGCACCGGCCCACCCTCGACCAGGCGCTGGAAGCGATCCGCACGCGCGCGTACTGGTCCCCGCACCCCGAACACCCCAAGGCTTACGGGGAGGACGGCAGCCTGAGCCTGGCCGCCGGCAAGGCCGCCTTCGACGCCGTCCTGAACACCCGCCTCGACCTGGACCAGCCCGGCACGGACGACTGGGTGGGCGGCGAGGTGTCCCCGTACGGCATCGGGCTGGGCGTCATCTACCCGCACGCGGACGTCGACGTGCTGCTGCCCGCCATGAAGGCCGGCCAGCGCGTCTGGCGCGACGCGGGCGCGGAGGTCCGCGCGATGGTCTGTCTGGAGATCCTCAGGCGGATCAGCGGCCGGACGCACGAGTTCGCGCACGCGGTCATGCACACCAGCGGTCAGGCCTTCATGATGGCGTTCCAGGCCGGGGGCCCGCACGCCCAGGACCGCGGCCTGGAAGCGGTGGCGTACGCGTACGCGGAGCAGGTCCGAACCCCCGGCACCGCGGAGTGGACCAAGCCCCAGGGCAAGCGCGACCCACTGGCCCTCACGAAGGAGTTCACGCCGGTCCCGCGCGGCATCGCACTCCTCATCGGCTGCAACACGTTCCCCACGTGGAACGGCTACCCGGGCCTGTTCGCGTCCCTGGCCACGGGCAACGCGGTCCTCGTGAAGCCCCACCCGCGCGCGGTGCTGCCGCTCGCGCTGACGGTCGGCGTCGCGCGCGAGGTCCTGGCGGAGGCCGGCTTCGACCCGAACCTGGTGGCCCTGGCCGCCGAGCGCCCCGGCGAGGGCATCGCGAAGACCCTGGCGACCCGCCCGGAGATCCGCATCGTCGACTACACGGGCTCGACGTCGTTCGGCGACTGGCTGGAGGCCAACGCCCGCCAGGCGCAGGTCTACACGGAGAAGGCCGGCGTCAACACGGTGATCGTGGAGTCGACCGGCAACTACAAGGGCATGCTGTCGAACCTCGCCTTCGCCCTCTCCCTGTACAGCGGCCAGATGTGCACCACCCCGCAGAACCTCCTCATCCCCCGCGACGGCATCCGCACGGAGGAGGGCCCCAAGTCGTACGACGAGGTGGTCACCGACCTCGCCGCCGCGGTCGGCGGCCTCCTGGGCGACGACGCGCGCGCGAACGGGCTGCTGGGCGCGATCGTCAACCCCGATGTGAAGGCACGGCTGGAGGCGGCGGCCGCACTCGGCGAGGTCGCCCTGGCCTCACGGGAGATCGTGAACCCCGACTTCCCGGACGCGGTGGTCCGTACGCCCGTCATCGTGAAGCTCGACGGCGCGCGGAAATATTGGGACGGGGCGGACGACGAGGCCGCCTACATGAGCGAGTGCTTCGGTCCGGTCTCCTTCGCCGTCGCGGTCGACTCGGCCGCCGACGCGGTGCAACTGCTGCGACGGACGATCCGGGACAAGGGCGCGATGACGGTCGGCGCGTACACGACCGACACGGAGTTCGAACAGGCCGTCCAGGAGGCCTGTCTGGAGGAGTGCGCCCAGTTGTCGCTGAACCTGACCGGCGGGGTGTACGTCAACCAGACGGCCGCCTTCTCCGACCTCCACGGTTCGGGCGGCAACCCGGCGGCGAACGCGGCACTGTGCGACGGCGCGTTCGTGGCGAACCGGTTCCGGGTGGTGGAGGTGCGCCGGGAGGCCTAG
- a CDS encoding dihydrolipoamide acetyltransferase family protein, which translates to MAQVLEFRLPDLGEGLTGALIVRWLVEVGEVVAVDQPVVEVETAKAMVDVPCPYGGVVTARFGEEGTELPVGAPLVTVAVGTPAHSDPAGDAAQGSGNVLVGYGTSEAPARRRRVQREQTAPAAPVALKSTDVQAPAPARGDGPVPVISPLVRRLARENGLDLRELAGSGPNGLILRADVERALYGGATRTESPAPTAGPVPAAHPTSAPTEGTRVPLKGIRGAVADKLSRSRREIPDATCWVDADATELMHARVHMNGGGGPKISLLALLARICTAALARYPDLNSTVDLEAREIVRLDRVHLGFAAQTERGLVVPVVRDAHTRNAEALSAEIARLTEAARAGTLTPAELTGGTFTLNNYGVFGVDGSTPIINHPEAAMLGVGRIVPKPWVHEGELAVRQVVQLSLTFDHRVCDGGTAGGFLRYVADCVEQPAVLLRTL; encoded by the coding sequence ATGGCACAGGTACTGGAGTTCAGGCTCCCCGACCTCGGCGAGGGACTCACCGGGGCGCTGATCGTGCGCTGGCTGGTCGAGGTCGGCGAGGTCGTCGCCGTCGACCAGCCGGTCGTCGAGGTCGAGACGGCCAAGGCGATGGTCGACGTGCCGTGTCCGTACGGCGGTGTCGTCACCGCCCGCTTCGGCGAGGAGGGCACCGAACTGCCCGTCGGGGCACCCCTGGTGACGGTCGCGGTCGGGACACCGGCCCACTCCGACCCGGCCGGTGACGCGGCCCAGGGCTCCGGCAACGTGCTGGTGGGGTACGGGACTTCCGAGGCGCCCGCGCGGCGGCGAAGGGTACAGCGGGAACAGACGGCGCCCGCCGCTCCGGTGGCCCTCAAGAGCACGGACGTGCAGGCCCCCGCCCCCGCCCGGGGCGACGGTCCCGTTCCGGTCATCTCGCCGCTCGTGCGCAGGCTCGCCCGCGAGAACGGCCTGGATCTGCGGGAGTTGGCGGGCTCCGGGCCCAACGGACTGATTCTGCGCGCCGACGTGGAGCGCGCCCTGTACGGCGGCGCCACGCGGACCGAGTCCCCGGCCCCGACCGCTGGTCCGGTGCCCGCGGCGCACCCCACCTCCGCCCCCACCGAGGGCACGCGTGTCCCTCTCAAGGGCATCCGTGGTGCCGTCGCCGACAAGCTCTCCCGCAGTCGGCGCGAGATCCCGGACGCGACCTGCTGGGTGGACGCCGACGCGACGGAACTGATGCACGCGCGCGTGCACATGAACGGCGGCGGGGGCCCGAAGATCTCCCTCCTCGCCCTGCTCGCCCGTATCTGCACGGCCGCCCTCGCCCGCTATCCCGACCTGAACTCCACGGTCGACCTGGAGGCCAGGGAGATCGTCCGGCTCGACCGCGTCCACCTCGGCTTCGCCGCCCAGACCGAACGCGGGCTCGTCGTCCCCGTCGTACGGGACGCGCACACCAGGAACGCCGAGGCCCTGAGTGCGGAGATCGCGCGGCTGACCGAAGCGGCCAGGGCCGGCACGCTCACGCCCGCCGAACTCACCGGCGGCACCTTCACGTTGAACAACTACGGCGTGTTCGGCGTCGACGGCTCCACGCCGATCATCAACCACCCCGAGGCGGCCATGCTCGGCGTCGGCCGGATCGTGCCCAAGCCGTGGGTGCATGAGGGCGAACTGGCGGTGCGCCAGGTCGTCCAGCTGTCGCTCACCTTCGACCACCGGGTGTGCGACGGCGGCACGGCGGGCGGTTTCCTGCGCTATGTGGCGGACTGTGTCGAACAACCGGCGGTGCTGCTGCGCACGCTGTGA
- a CDS encoding TetR/AcrR family transcriptional regulator codes for MTTAKRDTYTTQTLLHVAVQVFNERGYDGTSMEHLSKAAGISKSSIYHHVTGKEELLRLAVNRALDGLFGILDEEHARVGPAAGRLEYVVRRMVEVLIAELPYVTLLLRVRGNTDAERRALERRRDFDHQVAELLKAAAAEGDIRGDVEVRLATRLVFGMINSVVEWYRPDGRGMGEREVADAVVRLVFGGLRKPE; via the coding sequence ATGACCACCGCCAAGCGCGACACGTACACCACGCAGACGCTGCTCCACGTCGCCGTCCAGGTGTTCAACGAGCGCGGCTACGACGGCACCTCCATGGAGCACCTCTCCAAGGCCGCGGGTATCTCCAAGTCGTCGATCTACCACCACGTCACCGGCAAGGAGGAGCTGCTGCGGCTGGCCGTCAACCGGGCGCTGGACGGGCTCTTCGGGATCCTCGACGAGGAGCACGCGCGCGTGGGGCCGGCCGCCGGACGGCTGGAGTACGTCGTACGGCGCATGGTCGAGGTGCTCATAGCCGAACTGCCGTACGTGACGCTGCTGCTGCGTGTGCGCGGCAACACCGACGCCGAGCGCCGGGCCCTGGAACGGCGGCGCGACTTCGACCACCAGGTCGCCGAGCTGCTCAAGGCGGCCGCTGCCGAGGGCGACATACGCGGTGACGTGGAGGTGCGGCTGGCGACGCGGCTCGTCTTCGGGATGATCAACTCGGTCGTGGAGTGGTACCGGCCGGACGGTCGAGGCATGGGCGAGCGGGAGGTCGCCGACGCGGTGGTGCGGCTGGTCTTCGGGGGGCTGCGCAAACCGGAGTGA
- a CDS encoding alpha-ketoacid dehydrogenase subunit beta, which translates to MTTVALKPATMAQALTRAMRDAMAADPTVHVMGEDVGTLGGVFRVTDGLAKEFGEDRCTDTPLAEAGILGAAVGMAMYGLRPVVEMQFDAFAYPAFEQLISHVSRMRNRTRGAMPLPITVRVPYGGGIGGVEHHSDSSEAYYMATPGLHVVTPATVADAYGLLRAAIASDDPVVFLEPKRLYWSKDSWNPDEPSAVEPIGRAVVRRPGRSATLITYGPSLPVCLEAARAAEAEGWDLEVVDLRSLVPFDDETVCASVRRTGRALVVHESGGFGGPGGEIAARVTERCFHHLEAPVLRVAGFDIPYPPPMLERHHLPGVDRVLDAVGRLQWEAER; encoded by the coding sequence ATGACCACCGTCGCCCTCAAACCCGCCACCATGGCGCAGGCCCTCACGCGCGCGATGCGCGACGCCATGGCCGCCGACCCCACCGTGCACGTCATGGGTGAGGACGTCGGCACCCTCGGCGGGGTCTTCCGGGTCACCGACGGGCTCGCCAAGGAGTTCGGCGAGGACCGCTGCACCGACACCCCGCTGGCCGAGGCCGGCATCCTCGGTGCGGCCGTCGGCATGGCCATGTACGGCCTGCGCCCGGTCGTCGAGATGCAGTTCGACGCGTTCGCCTATCCCGCGTTCGAGCAGCTGATCTCGCACGTCTCCCGGATGCGCAACCGCACGCGCGGGGCCATGCCCCTGCCGATCACCGTCCGGGTGCCCTATGGGGGCGGCATCGGCGGCGTCGAACACCACAGCGACTCCTCCGAGGCCTACTACATGGCGACCCCGGGCCTCCATGTCGTCACGCCCGCCACGGTCGCCGACGCGTACGGCCTGCTGCGGGCCGCCATCGCCTCCGACGACCCGGTGGTCTTCCTGGAGCCCAAGCGCCTGTACTGGTCGAAGGACTCCTGGAACCCGGACGAGCCGTCGGCCGTTGAACCGATAGGACGCGCGGTGGTGCGGCGCCCCGGCCGCAGCGCCACGCTCATCACGTACGGGCCGTCCCTGCCAGTCTGCCTGGAGGCGGCTCGGGCGGCGGAGGCGGAGGGCTGGGACCTGGAGGTCGTCGACCTGCGTTCCCTGGTCCCGTTCGACGACGAGACGGTGTGCGCCTCGGTACGCCGGACCGGGCGGGCCCTGGTCGTCCACGAGTCGGGCGGTTTCGGCGGCCCCGGCGGGGAGATCGCGGCCCGCGTCACGGAGCGCTGCTTCCATCATCTGGAGGCGCCGGTGCTGCGCGTCGCCGGATTTGACATCCCGTACCCGCCGCCGATGCTGGAGCGGCATCACCTGCCCGGCGTCGACCGTGTCCTGGACGCCGTGGGACGGCTGCAGTGGGAGGCGGAACGCTGA
- a CDS encoding NTP transferase domain-containing protein, whose amino-acid sequence MTAYEPQPTGTPGADGYDAVVLAGGAARRLGGADKPGVRVGGRALLDRVLAACADAGTTVVVAGPRPTARPVTWAHEDPPGGGPVAALDAGLRHTDAEHVVVLSADLPFLEPATVRRLLGALRTGGAEGALLTDTGGRDQPLVAAYRVSALRRELGALTHEHGGLTGLPLRRLTAALELTRVSDPVASFDCDTWDDIAAARARIREHGHVLDEWISAAKDELGIDLDVDTTLLLDLARDAAHGVARPAAPLTTFLVGYAAGRAGGGPEVVAEATRKAVALALRWADEAAAADAESGAGKSPDSADSPDAG is encoded by the coding sequence GTGACCGCCTACGAGCCCCAGCCCACAGGGACCCCCGGCGCCGACGGCTACGACGCCGTCGTGCTCGCGGGCGGGGCCGCCCGGCGGCTCGGCGGCGCAGACAAGCCCGGCGTACGGGTGGGCGGGCGCGCGCTGCTCGACCGGGTGCTCGCCGCCTGCGCCGACGCCGGCACCACCGTGGTCGTGGCCGGCCCCCGGCCCACCGCACGGCCCGTCACCTGGGCGCACGAGGACCCGCCGGGCGGCGGACCCGTCGCCGCGCTGGACGCGGGCCTGCGACACACCGACGCCGAGCACGTCGTCGTACTCTCCGCCGATCTCCCGTTCCTCGAACCGGCGACGGTACGACGGCTGCTCGGCGCCCTGCGGACGGGCGGCGCCGAGGGTGCGCTGCTCACCGACACCGGCGGCCGGGACCAGCCGCTCGTGGCCGCGTACCGGGTGTCCGCGCTGCGCCGGGAGCTGGGCGCGCTCACCCACGAACACGGCGGCCTCACCGGTCTGCCGCTGCGCCGGCTGACCGCCGCGCTGGAACTCACCCGTGTGTCCGACCCCGTCGCGTCCTTCGACTGCGACACCTGGGACGACATCGCCGCCGCCAGAGCACGCATCAGGGAGCATGGGCACGTGTTGGACGAATGGATTTCCGCAGCCAAGGACGAACTGGGCATCGACCTGGACGTCGACACCACCCTCCTCCTCGACCTCGCCCGCGACGCCGCGCACGGAGTGGCCAGGCCGGCCGCCCCGCTGACGACGTTCCTCGTCGGATACGCGGCGGGCCGGGCCGGGGGAGGCCCCGAGGTGGTCGCCGAGGCCACCCGCAAGGCCGTCGCCCTCGCGTTGCGCTGGGCCGACGAGGCCGCGGCAGCCGACGCCGAGTCCGGGGCGGGCAAATCCCCAGACAGCGCAGACAGCCCGGACGCCGGATGA
- the pdhA gene encoding pyruvate dehydrogenase (acetyl-transferring) E1 component subunit alpha, which translates to MTVMEQRGAYRPTPPPAWQPRTDPAPLLPDAAPYRVLGTEAAAQADPGLLRRLYAQLVRGRRYNAQATALTKQGRLAVYPSSVGQEACEVAAALVLEDRDWLFPSYRDTLAVVARGVDPVQALTLLRGDWHTGYNPREHRVAPLCTPLATQLPHAVGLAHAARLKGDDVVALAMVGDGGTSEGDFHEALNFAAVWQAPVVFLVQNNGFAISVPLAKQTAAPSLAHKAVGYGMPGRLVDGNDAVAMYDVLSEAVRHARAGGGPTLVEAVTYRVEAHTNADDDKRYRADSEVAAWREHDPIDLLEQELTARGLLDEDGIRAARDDAEALAADLRARMNQDPVLDPMDLFAQVYAEPTPQLREQRAQLRAELEAEAEGSH; encoded by the coding sequence ATGACGGTGATGGAGCAGCGAGGTGCGTACCGCCCTACGCCGCCGCCCGCCTGGCAGCCCCGTACCGACCCCGCGCCGCTGCTGCCCGACGCGGCTCCGTACCGCGTCCTCGGCACCGAGGCGGCGGCGCAGGCGGATCCCGGGCTGTTGCGCCGGCTGTACGCGCAGCTGGTGCGCGGGCGCCGGTACAACGCGCAGGCCACCGCTCTCACCAAGCAGGGCCGGCTAGCCGTGTACCCCTCCAGCGTCGGCCAGGAGGCCTGCGAGGTGGCCGCCGCGCTCGTCCTGGAGGACCGCGACTGGCTCTTCCCCAGCTACCGGGACACGCTCGCCGTGGTCGCCCGGGGTGTGGACCCCGTACAGGCGCTGACGCTGCTGCGCGGTGACTGGCACACCGGCTACAACCCGCGTGAACACCGGGTGGCACCGCTGTGCACCCCGCTCGCGACGCAGCTGCCGCACGCCGTCGGGCTCGCGCACGCCGCCCGTCTCAAGGGCGACGACGTGGTCGCGCTGGCGATGGTCGGTGACGGCGGCACCAGTGAGGGCGACTTCCACGAGGCGCTGAACTTCGCCGCCGTGTGGCAGGCGCCGGTCGTCTTCCTGGTCCAGAACAACGGCTTCGCGATCTCCGTGCCCCTCGCCAAGCAGACCGCCGCCCCGTCGCTGGCCCACAAGGCCGTCGGCTACGGGATGCCGGGCCGCCTGGTCGACGGCAACGACGCGGTCGCCATGTACGACGTCCTGAGCGAGGCCGTACGCCACGCGCGCGCGGGTGGTGGTCCCACGCTCGTCGAGGCGGTGACCTATCGGGTGGAGGCGCACACCAACGCCGACGACGACAAGCGCTACCGGGCCGACTCCGAGGTCGCCGCCTGGCGCGAGCACGACCCGATCGACCTCCTGGAACAGGAGCTCACCGCGCGCGGGCTGCTCGACGAGGACGGCATCAGGGCCGCGCGCGACGACGCCGAGGCACTCGCCGCCGACCTGCGCGCCCGGATGAACCAGGACCCGGTGCTCGACCCCATGGACCTGTTCGCCCAGGTGTACGCCGAGCCCACCCCCCAACTGCGCGAGCAGCGGGCCCAGTTGCGGGCCGAGCTCGAGGCCGAGGCGGAGGGGTCGCACTGA
- a CDS encoding 3-hydroxyacyl-CoA dehydrogenase, which yields MTALDLSSPVAVVGTGTMGQGIAQVALVAGHHVRLFDAAPGRAQDAVDAIGARLDRLVEKDRLTAAERDAARGRLHAAGSLAELADCSLVIEAVIEQLDVKQELMRALEDVVDDDCLLATNTSSLSVTAIGGVLRNPGRFVGLHFFNPAPLLPLVEVVSGFATDVTSATRAYEMARAWGKTPVACADTPGFIVNRLARPFYAEAFAAYEAQSADPATIDAVLRECGGFRMGAFELTDLIGQDVNEAVTHSVWQAFFQDVRFTPSLAQRRLVESGRLGRKTGQGWYEYGDDAERAEPHTAEEAQAPAYVAAEGDLGPASDLLALIREAGIPVREDEEDHGTRLVLPSGGQLVLADGQTSVEFRDVVYFDLALDYRRATRIAVSASQDTQPQTLSEAIGLFQALGKDVSVLGDAPGMIVARTVARMIDLAHDAVAKGVATEEDVDTAMRLGVNYPLGPFEWSRRLGRSWAHEILDELHQRDPSGRYAPSLALYRHAYATDKREGTP from the coding sequence ATGACAGCACTCGACCTCAGCAGCCCCGTGGCCGTCGTCGGCACCGGCACCATGGGCCAGGGCATCGCCCAGGTCGCGCTGGTCGCCGGTCATCACGTACGGCTGTTCGATGCCGCGCCCGGGCGGGCCCAGGACGCCGTCGACGCGATCGGCGCGCGCCTCGACCGGCTCGTCGAGAAGGACCGGCTGACGGCGGCCGAGCGGGACGCGGCGCGGGGCCGGCTGCACGCCGCCGGGAGCCTCGCCGAACTCGCCGACTGCTCCCTCGTCATCGAGGCCGTCATCGAACAGCTCGACGTGAAGCAGGAGTTGATGCGTGCCCTGGAGGACGTGGTCGACGACGACTGTCTGCTCGCCACCAACACCTCCTCCCTGTCCGTCACCGCCATCGGGGGCGTTCTGCGCAACCCCGGGCGGTTCGTGGGTCTGCACTTCTTCAACCCGGCGCCGCTGCTCCCCCTCGTGGAGGTCGTCTCCGGCTTCGCCACCGACGTCACGTCGGCCACGCGCGCGTACGAGATGGCCCGCGCCTGGGGCAAGACCCCGGTCGCCTGCGCCGACACCCCCGGCTTCATCGTCAACCGCCTCGCCCGGCCCTTCTACGCGGAGGCCTTCGCGGCGTACGAGGCCCAGTCCGCCGACCCCGCCACCATCGACGCGGTGCTGCGCGAGTGCGGCGGGTTCAGAATGGGTGCCTTCGAACTGACCGACCTCATCGGGCAGGACGTCAACGAGGCCGTCACCCACTCCGTGTGGCAGGCCTTCTTCCAGGACGTGCGGTTCACGCCTTCGCTCGCCCAGCGGCGGCTCGTCGAGTCGGGCCGGCTCGGCCGCAAGACCGGGCAGGGCTGGTACGAGTACGGGGACGATGCCGAGCGAGCCGAACCGCACACCGCGGAGGAGGCCCAGGCGCCCGCGTACGTCGCCGCCGAGGGCGACCTGGGCCCCGCGTCCGACCTCCTCGCGTTGATCCGCGAGGCGGGCATTCCCGTCCGTGAGGACGAGGAGGACCACGGCACCCGGCTGGTACTGCCCAGCGGCGGTCAGCTGGTCCTCGCCGACGGGCAGACCAGCGTCGAGTTCCGTGACGTCGTCTACTTCGACCTTGCCCTCGACTACCGGCGGGCCACCCGCATCGCCGTGTCCGCCTCCCAGGACACCCAGCCGCAGACCCTCTCCGAGGCCATCGGCCTCTTCCAGGCGCTCGGCAAGGACGTCAGCGTCCTCGGGGACGCCCCTGGCATGATCGTCGCCCGTACGGTGGCCCGGATGATCGACCTCGCGCACGACGCCGTCGCCAAGGGCGTCGCCACCGAGGAGGACGTCGACACGGCGATGCGCCTCGGCGTCAACTACCCGCTCGGGCCCTTCGAGTGGAGCCGCAGGCTCGGCCGGAGCTGGGCGCACGAGATCCTCGACGAACTCCACCAGCGCGACCCGAGCGGACGGTACGCGCCGTCCCTCGCGCTCTACCGCCACGCGTACGCCACCGACAAGCGGGAGGGCACCCCATGA
- a CDS encoding Lrp/AsnC family transcriptional regulator: MAAEQMAERAEGGGALPPPRPLDAIDQDILQMLQADGRASIRSVAERAHVSRANAYARINRLIEDGVIRGFGARVDHERAGQGTSAYITLKIVQNSWRTVREQLRQLPGADHIALVGGDFDVLLLVHTPDNKALRELVLMRLQAIPEVLSTRTLLVFEAEDLEPQA; encoded by the coding sequence ATGGCAGCTGAACAAATGGCCGAGCGCGCGGAAGGCGGCGGCGCCCTGCCGCCCCCGCGCCCGCTGGACGCCATTGATCAGGACATCCTGCAGATGCTCCAGGCGGACGGCCGCGCCTCGATCCGGTCCGTGGCCGAACGCGCGCACGTTTCGCGGGCCAACGCCTACGCGCGCATCAACCGCCTCATCGAGGACGGCGTGATCCGCGGTTTCGGCGCCCGCGTGGACCACGAACGCGCCGGGCAGGGCACGTCGGCGTACATCACCCTGAAGATCGTCCAGAACTCCTGGCGCACGGTCCGCGAGCAGCTGAGGCAGCTCCCCGGGGCGGACCACATCGCCCTGGTGGGCGGCGACTTCGACGTACTCCTGCTGGTCCACACCCCCGACAACAAGGCGCTGCGCGAGCTGGTGCTGATGCGTCTCCAGGCGATCCCGGAGGTGCTCAGCACGCGCACGCTGCTCGTCTTCGAGGCGGAGGACCTGGAACCGCAGGCCTGA